TTTACGTGCTGCTCGGCGGCGCATCGTTCCTGGTGTTTCAAGACCCTCCAGGAGGCGGTCCGCGAGATTTCCAGGCCGCAGAACGAACCCTTTACATGACTGTCCCGAAATATGTTGTCCTCGGCCGCAGCGTTCTGGATAACCCTGGTAGGAAAGTTATTCTCGTCGGAGCGTCAAACACCAGCGTCGGTTTCCGACAGGCGATGGTGCAACCGAATCTCAGCTGTGCCGGCGTGAGCAATCTCGGGATGGGCGGCGCCAACATTTCCGAGGTCAAGCAGGTGATCGATCTGGTGCATGAGGTGCAGAATGAGCAGAATCGCCGGCTCAACACCTTCGTCATTGGCACCTGGTTCGGCATGTTTGTCGATTCAGACGTGAAGTACGCCGAAGGCGACCGCCATCGCGGGGAAACGGACGTCGATATCGAGCTATACCGATATGGCTTCTACCGCCGCACGCCGGATGGAGCCGTCGCGGTGTTGCCGCCGAAATGGCTGGACTGGGGCGTGACGGCGTTGCGTCCGTTCCTGCTTTTCGAAAAGCTCGCGCGCCAAACCAGAGCCAGCGTCAATTTGGTCCTTACCGGACGGACCTCCGTGCAGCGCACCGATGACGAGCGCGAGAGCGTCGTTATGTCAGAGCGGGAGAAGCAGGAGGCTCTGGAGTATTGGAAAGTGAGCATGGGAGGCAAGGATGAGATTTCCCGTGCGCAGGTCGACGTGCTGAAGGAGACCATCGCTGCGCTGCTGGACTCCGATGAGAAGGTCTTGCTTGTGGATCTGCCGATCCCCGCCTGGCATCGGGATGCCAGTCCTTACCAGCGAGGTTACCAGGAAGCCCTGAAGGGCGTAGTTCAGGAATTTAGCCGCCGCCCGAACTTTGCCTCGCTGAGCATGGATGATCTCGACGAGAACCTGGACTACTCCGACGAGGTCCACGCCAAGCGGCACCTGGCCCAGATATGGTCAACCAGGCTCGCCATGGCGCTGAACTCATTCGTCTGCCAGGAAAAGGACGATACAGAACCACCGGTTGCAACCCTCCAGTCTTCTGAACGCGTATTGGCTGCCCCGAAATCCAATTGAGACGCGATGCGCGGCCCGAACACGGCCGGTCACCATCACGAGAGATAAAACAAATGGAAAAGTCTCAGCTCTATAGCAAGCTCACCGCCATTTTTCGGGAGGTGTTCGACGAGGACGAATTGAATGTCACGCCGCAGACCACGGCGGACGACGTCGATGGCTGGGACAGCCTGTCCCATATCCGCCTGGTACTCGCGGTCTCGAAGGCGTTCGGCGTGAAGTTCTCCGCTTCAGAAATCGGAAACCTCAAGAATGTCGGAGAGTTCGCCGCTCTAATCGAGAAGAAAGCATGAGGGCATGAAAGTGGGCCGTGTCGTTCCTGCACCAGCTGAACTGGCCTTCCATCATCTGGGGCTCGCGGTCGCTTCTCCGGAAGCCGCGTTTCTGTACCTGGCTTCGATCGGCTACACCGCGGGAAACTCTGCCTTTGATCCGATACAAAGGGTCAACCTCGCCATGCGGCATCATCCCCTGATGCCGGATGTCGAAGTTATCTGGCCGAGTGACGGCCCCTCTCCGATTGACAAGCTCGTACAGCGAACCGGTTCCATGATCTATCATTTGTGCTACGCGTGCCCAAATGCTGAACTGGTGCTCGAGTCGTTAGCGGCGTCCGGTGTCGAAATCGTTCCCGTGGGTTCCCCCGCGCCGGCGGTCTTGTTTGGGGGCCAGAAAGTGTCGTTTCATCATATTGCCGGCTTTGGCCTCATCGAGATGCTGGAGACCGGCGCCCAGGTCTAACCTCTAACTCCGCTCGCAAAGGGTTCTGGCAGACGAATGATCGACGATCGCCCGCCTCATTGCCCCCCAGCGGCATAGCCCGAATTCTATGCGACTTTGCGGTAGCCTGTCTCACGTCCTCGGTCACTCAGCACCCCGACGGAAATTCGCCCCACATGATCCAGCAACTTCACCCACGTTGACCCCTAAGCGCATGTCCAATTCTACCCAGGCTATCGTGTTCGGCGGCGCGGGCTTCATCGGCACTCATCTGATGACGCGATTGGTCGCTTCCAGGAGCTACGACCGGATCGTCTCGGTCGATATCGGCAAGCCAAGGGCGCGCGTCGATGGTGTCGAATATGTTCATCATGATATTCGTGAGGCGATCGATCCAAAGCTCGGAGGCGCAATGCCTGCCGATATCTTCAATTTGGCTGCAATCCACGTAACCCCCGGCCATCCCGAGGGCGACTATTACTATACAAACGTGCTGGGCGCGGTGAATGTTTGCCGATTTGCCAAGGAGACGGGCAACCGGAATATCATCTTCACCAGCTCGATATCGATCTACGGCCCGACCGAAGCCCCGCTTGACGAGGATGCGACACCGGCGCCGGTCAGCGCCTATGGACGCTCCAAACTCTCGGCCGAAGCGATCCATCGTCTGTGGCAGTCGGAGGCCCCGGACAGGCGGCTGACCATCGTTCGCCCCGCTGTTATCTATGGGCGCTACGAACGGGGCAATTTCACGCGATTGTCGCGGCTTCTCGAAAGGCGAGCCTTCATCTATCCGGGCCGAACCGACACGATCAAGTCGTGCGGCTACGTGAAGGACCTGGTCTCCTCGATGTTGTTCATGGCGTCCCGCAACGACAGCCTATCGATCTACAATTTCTGCTATGAGCACCGCTACACGATCAGCGAGATTTGTTCGGCGTTCTCCCAAGCTGCCAAATACACCAAGCCAACGATAACGATTCCAGTATGGTTGATGAATCTCGCCGTGCTTCCATTCGAGATCCTGCACGCCGTCGGCATCAAGACCGGCATCAATCGCGACCGAATCAGAAAGTTGTGGTTTTCTACGAACATTCTGCCGAAGCGCCTGCTCGCAAGCGGATTCAAATTCGAATACGACCTGGCAAGCTCGCTTGCAGAATGGAAGCGAGAATCCTCCATCAAGGATTTTGATTGAGATCTCGACGGATTGCCTGTTTTTCCATCAATCAACCGTGGAACTTCGGAACAGACGCTTGCCGCCGCAGCGGATGGCTCTCAAACTGGGCTTCCTTCGCACTCGTTCGTCCCCGATCGCTGCGCCGAGACATGATCTGCGTTTACCCATTGCGGTCTTTCCTGCTCGCTTGGTCATACTCAGGCCGATATTGCATCGCAGAATTTGGCGGTTAGTCGGCGCTGTTCCATCCCGTCGGCAGGGATTTGCTCGATCTCTATCCTGTCGGCGGACAAATGATCTTCCAACGCAGTGCAAACCATCCTGAAGGTGGTGTCAGGCGGGCTTGGCGGAGATGCGCATTATGACGACTTTGCGGCGAGCGGAACCGACAGTCGCGCCCAGCGTTGCCGAACCTTCCCTGGCCAATAACGTGTCAAACTATTCAACTAGCTATTCCATCGATGTTGTCGGCGGCACCCGTCAACTCGCGAGAGCCACCACCTCGACCACCATATCCCGCTCTGTCGAACTCTTGCTGACGGTCAGGCAGTTCGACCCGCGCTACATGTTCACTGATTCGGCGCGGCGGCACGGCCAGGCTGATATCGCACATCGCAAGTCACAATAGGTTCACGTAGGCGAGCCGGATGCTTCAAACAAAAATCACATCGCGCGAAATCGAACCCACTGCCCCAGAGGCTCAATCGCTGGAGCAGACGATTTCCTCTGCGCTTGCGCTGATCAGCCAACAGTACCCCGTGATGATCTTCACGTTGCTCCTGTGCATCTGCCTTGCCGGCGTCTATGTGTTCACGGCGCCGAAGCGATACACGGGAACGGCTATCCTGATGATCGATAGCCGCAAGATGCAGGGCCTGCAGACGCAAGCGCAGACGAATGGCGGCGGCGACAACCCCATCGACTCGGCGATGGTCGATAGTCAGGTCGAACTCCTCAAGTCCGAAGCGATCGCTTCCAAGGTCATCAAGGACCTGAAGCTAGTCGAGTCGCCGGAGTTCATGAGCGACGGCGGCGGAGTGCTCAGCAGCATCAGCGATGCGATTTACCGACTTTTTTCGGAATCGAAGCCGCCCACGGAAGAACAACTGCTGCGCGGAGCTCTCGCTCGCTTTGCAAGCGGTCTCAGCATCAAACGCGTCGGCGTGAGCTATGTCATCGAGATCGCCTTTCAGGCGTTGTCGCAGGAACAGGCCGCGCAGATCGCCAACGCGGTGGCCGACGGCTATATCGTGGACTCCCTGGAGTCGAAATATCAGGCGTCCAGGCGAGCGGCGGTCTGGCTGCAGGACCGATTGAAGGAATTGCGGTCGCAAGCATCCACCGCCGAACGCGCCGTCGCCGATTTCAAGGCCAAGAACAATATCGTCGACGCAGGCGGGAGACTGCTCACCGAGCAGCAGCTCGCTGAAATCAACACTTCGCTGACAACGGCCCGTAGCCAGCGGGCCGAGGCGCAAGCCAAGCTCGAACGCATCACCACGATATTGAATGCGGACACCGAGGATTCCACGGTCATTCTGAACGACCTTGCGACCGTGAGCGAGACGATGGCCAACCCGGTCATCACCAAATTGCGCCAGACCTATCTCGACTACAACGCCAAGCAGGCGGATTGGTCGAACCGATATGGATCGACGCATCTGGCTGTCGTCAATTTGCGC
This genomic interval from Bradyrhizobium sp. CB82 contains the following:
- a CDS encoding VOC family protein, coding for MKVGRVVPAPAELAFHHLGLAVASPEAAFLYLASIGYTAGNSAFDPIQRVNLAMRHHPLMPDVEVIWPSDGPSPIDKLVQRTGSMIYHLCYACPNAELVLESLAASGVEIVPVGSPAPAVLFGGQKVSFHHIAGFGLIEMLETGAQV
- a CDS encoding acyl carrier protein, translated to MEKSQLYSKLTAIFREVFDEDELNVTPQTTADDVDGWDSLSHIRLVLAVSKAFGVKFSASEIGNLKNVGEFAALIEKKA
- a CDS encoding NAD-dependent epimerase/dehydratase family protein translates to MSNSTQAIVFGGAGFIGTHLMTRLVASRSYDRIVSVDIGKPRARVDGVEYVHHDIREAIDPKLGGAMPADIFNLAAIHVTPGHPEGDYYYTNVLGAVNVCRFAKETGNRNIIFTSSISIYGPTEAPLDEDATPAPVSAYGRSKLSAEAIHRLWQSEAPDRRLTIVRPAVIYGRYERGNFTRLSRLLERRAFIYPGRTDTIKSCGYVKDLVSSMLFMASRNDSLSIYNFCYEHRYTISEICSAFSQAAKYTKPTITIPVWLMNLAVLPFEILHAVGIKTGINRDRIRKLWFSTNILPKRLLASGFKFEYDLASSLAEWKRESSIKDFD